The window TCTCACTGGCGGATGCCAACCGTCGAAAGATGTTTGTGGTCGCGGGTGCTACCCAGTTTCGCGAAATGAAACAGAATGACCGACGCAGTGACCGACACATCTGTTTCCGCTTTCGATCCATCCGAGCCCCGAATGAATCCTCTGTTTGACACCCACGCTCATTTAAATTCCAAGGACTTCAACGACAACGTTGCTGAAGTGGTGGATCGGGCTCGTCAGGCTGGCGTGGTCGGTATCGGTGTGATCGGAATCGATCTGGCGACCAGTCGCCGAGCGGTTGAATTGGCAGCAGAGTTCCCAGATATGCTCCACGCCGTCGTCGGGATTCAACCCAATTCAGTCGCCGAGTCTTCCGAAGGCGATTTCGCGGAAATTGAAAACTTGGCGTCGGCGCCCGGTGTTCGCGGGATTGGCGAAACAGGACTGGATTGCTACTGGGACGACACACCGATCGAACAGCAGCAGATTGCATTTGACCAACACATCGATCTGGCCTGTCGAACCAACCTGCCGATGGTCATTCACATGCGAGAGAGCGGCGAGCTGATTGCGGAGCAGCTCGCCCGGCAATCGCGGCTTCCCGAGGCAGTGATGCATTCGTTCACCGGTGATTGGGAATTAGCTGAGCGTTGTTTGGAGATGGGATTGATGATCAGCTTCGCTGGGATGGTCACGTTCAAAAAGAGCGACGATCTTCGCGAGGTCGCCAAGCGAGTTCCGGAAGACCGATTGTTGATCGAGACGGATTCGCCGTACTTGTCGCCCGAACCGCTGCGAGGAAAACGGCCAAATGAGCCCGCCCGGGTGCAACACATTCTGCGTTGCTTGGCGGATGTTCGGAATGTGCCAACCTCGACCTTGGCGGAGGCAACGACCGCCAATGCGAGGCGATTTTTTAAGCTGTCGTGAATTCAGCGTGCTGGGTTCGATAAGATCAGGGTTCGGTAAGATGCCCCGAAGAGGCCGCTGGGATCTGATTTTGTGTGCCGAATCCATCGACTCTGGATTCCCGAATCAGATCTTCATCAAACCTTCAACGAAACGGCGGTTTGTGGGTGGTGCCAAACTTCACATCTTCCACGAAACTACACGCAGATCGGAAGATATGAATCTCCTCTCAAAACGCAGCATGCGGACGAATGTCAAAAACCAAAGTTCTCATCGTTGAAGATTACCGGCCGTTGGTGGAAACGCTGGAGTACCAGCTGAAACGAGCCGGCTACGAGGTCTATCGAGCTGCCGATGGACGGGAGGCTCTCAATCAGGCCAAGTTGTACTTGCCCGACGTGGTGGTGCTGGACGTCGATCTGCCAGTCTTGAGCGGTGTGGAGGTCTGCAAGCAATTGCGATCCGATGCGACGACCAAGGACACGCTGATTTTGATGCTCAGTGCGTTGGGTGAAGAGTCTGACCAGGTGGTTGGGTTCGCAGTCGGAGCGGACGATTACGTCGTCAAACCAGTGGAGAGCTACAAGGTGCTGCTCCAGCGAATCAAGGCCTTGCTGCGTCGTCGCGAACCCAGCATGGACGATGCGGACGCGATCTCGCGATGCGGCGTGACGGTCGATCGCAGGCGTTTCGTCGCGACGATCGAGGGGGAAGCGGTCAAGCTAACCAAAAGTGAATTCCGGCTGCTCGATACTCTGATCCGCCAGCCCGGACGAGCCTTCGACCGAAGCGAACTGGTCGATGCGGCCCTGGGCGAAGACACCATGGTGCTGGAGCGAACCATCGACGTCCACGTCCGAGCCCTCCGCAAAAAAATGAACGCACACGCCGATTTAGTGGAAACCGTCCGCGGGATTGGCTACCGGTTCCGGGAGGAGTAGGTGGGCTTTAAAGCAAAACGGCGTTTTGAGTGTCACGAAAAAGTAGAAAAATCCAAAAAACTTGGAGCAGTACGACACTCCCCCGACAGTTTGTGTACGCTCTTGGAGACGGTTTGGTAAACAAATGCTGACGCTTCATCGACCGGGTGGTCACGTCTCTGTGTTATTTTAGTGTGCTAGTTATGTTTCAGATTTCAAAGATCTACTTGGCTGCCCTTTGTGCTGTGGGCTTTTTTGCTGGTAGCTCTAACGCCGCTGTTACGATCGTAATTGATTTCGACGACGTTCAGGCTGACAACTCCGGTAGTTCACAGATCGAGATTGGTACCTCTTACAGCGAGAACGGTTTTAATCTGACGAACCCAGACAATCCACCAAATTTCGGTGCATTGTCCTACTATCAACCAGGGAATGGGAACTACATAACGGGGTCAGGTTTTGCCGTGTTCTCCGATAATCCCGGTTCCACCGTCACCCTGACCGAAGCCAGTGCTGCGGAGTTTAGTTTGACATCAATAGACATTGGAAAACTGACCGATGGGCAGACAAGTCCTTTCTCTTTGACGTTTGTTGGGCAGCTTGCCGCTGGAGGCACTGTTGTGGAAACAGAGACGGTGTCAGTAACTGACAACCAGTTTGGAACGATATCTTTCACAACCTTAAACGCACTGTCTTCTGTGTCATGGAGTCAGACTCCCGGGCACCAATTTGACAACATCACATTGGAGGTCGTTGCGGTGCCTGAGCCGACTTCCTTGGCGTTTCTGGGGGCTGGCTTAGGCTTCGGGGTTATTCGCCGCGTACGACGCAAGCGAATTGATGGCGTGGTTGCTTAGTAACGTTGCGTTAACGAACGCTTGACACTAGTTGCCATTGTTCGCCTCCACCAAATAGCCACCTTCGATCCGCAGTTTGTTGGCGGCACTTTCTTTTATTGTTTTGGATCCGTCGAGTGACAAGCGGTGGATGTGGTTGATTTGCCAGCCGCTGCTTTTTAAGTCTGCGATGAGTTCTCGGCGCGAATAGCGATGCAGGAACATGTCCGGGAGTCCTCGGTAGGCGTAGGTTGCGTCGCCGAATTCGTGGTCGCGGCTGATGATCGATTTCAGCAAGCTTTTGGCGAGCAGCCGTTTTCCGCCAGATTGAGCCAGCGATGCGTAGCGGTTGTGGACGTGCAGGAGGAGCTTGCCTCCTGGTCTGACAATGCGTGAAGCGTGTCGGAGAACCTTCCGGCGATTCTCTCTGCCTTGGATCATGCCCAAAGTGCTGAACAGGCACACCGCTCCCGCGGCTGAATTGTCGGCCAAGCAATCGAGCTGGACCAAGTTGGCTCGGAGTGGAACGATCGATCCTGTTTGATTGCCCTGAGATTCGGCACTGGCGGATCTCGCTCGCTCGACCACGTGGTTCAGCATGGACTGAGACAAGTCGATTGCAAGCACGACGCGGCCAAGTCGCGATAACTCAGTGGCGGCTCGGCCCGTTCCGCATCCCAAATCGAGCACCCAATTGTCTCGATCAGAAAAAACTTTTTGGTCGGCCCGACCAACCTCCCCCTCGGTAGATTCCGCTGTCTGCCGGCCGGAATCGATAGATTCAAACACCTGACGCAAGAACGTCTGGTCCAACGCACAGAGCGGCGTTTCCGCCACAAAAGCATCGTAGTGGTTGGCGATGGACCCTTGTTGGACGTATCGCCATGTTCCTGGTGCGACACCTGCTGGGCGTCGCCATTGGGATTGTTCGATTCGGGTGGATGATTCCCGTCGATCGGGATGCGAGGACTCGGCTGGTGAAGCGATTTTTTCGGGCCGAGGATCGGTCATCGTGGCTGGTTCGATGTCAGTGGAATGGTTCGGGGGCTGTTTCAAAATGGACTCGCGATCTTATAATCCGCGCCCGCAGCGGACTGGGTGACTGTTTCGCCCGCCGCTTCTCTCCATCTTTGTTCCACGAGACAGGAATACGAAATCAGTGGCTATTAAAGTAGCAATCAACGGCTTTGGCCGAATCGGACGTTTGACTTTTCGCAACCTGATGGAGCGAAGCGACGAGTTCGAAGTGGTCGCGATCAACGATTTGACCGACAACCGCACTTTGGCCATGTTGCTGAAGTATGACAGCATTCACGGACGTTTCGACGGCACTGTCGAGTACGACAACACTTCGTTGACCGTTAACGGCAAGAAGATCGTCGCCTTGGCTGAGCGTGACCCACGCAACTTGCCTTGGAAAGACCACAACGTTGACATCGCCATCGAGTCAACCGGCTTCTTCACCGCACGTTCTACCGCCGACAAACCTGGCTACGACAGCCACTTGGCCGCTGGTGCAAAGAAGGTTGTGTTGTCCGCACCAGCCAAAGACGGCGCTGACCTGACCTGCGTGTTAGGCGTCAACGACGACAAGCTTTCAGCCGATTTGAACTGCGTCAGCAACGCTTCTTGCACGACCAACTGCTTGGCTCCCGTCGCCAAGGTCCTGAACGATTCGTTCGGAATCGAATCAGGCTTGATGACCACCGTTCACGCATACACCAACGACCAAAACGTTCAGGATCAGCCTCACGCTGACTTGTACCGTGCACGTGGTGCTGCTCAGAACATCATCCCAACCAGCACCGGTGCTGCCAAAGCTGTCGGTTTGGTGATTCCTGAATTGCAAGGCAAGTTGACCGGGATCGCCATGCGAGTTCCAGTGCCAACGGGTAGCGTTGTCGACTTGACCGTCAACCTGAGCAAGGAAGTCACCAAGGAAGACATCAACTTGGCGATCCAGACCGCTGCAGAAGGTCCAATGAAGGGCATTCTGTTCTACGCTGTCGATCCAATCGTCAGCAGCGACATCGTTCACGACCCACACAGCAGCATCTTCGCAGCTGACTTCACCCAAGTCCTCGGCGACAAGGGCAAGATGGCCAAGGTCGTGTCGTGGTACGACAACGAATGGGGCTACTCGAGCCGTACCGCTGACTTGTGCAGCAAGCTCGGAAAGATGCTCTAAGAGTGTGAAAGAGCCTCAGGACCACAGCTCATCAGAGCAAAAGTTCTGAATTCCAATTCAAGCGCGGGGTGTGGTGATTCGGTCATCACACCCCGTTTGCGTTTGATCTTACTCATGGCCATACTCAACCTTTGATTCCGCTCCCCGCCTGTGGCCCTGTGCCACTGTGGTCCTTTCCACTCTGCATCCCATGTTCTTTGATCGCGTTGAAATTGAGTTCCAAGCCGGCAAGGGCGGCGATGGCTGCATGAGCTTTCGCAAGGAAAAGTACGTTCCCAAGGGCGGTCCCGATGGGGGCGATGGCGGCCGGGGTGCGAGCATCGTTTTGGAAGCTCGCCTGGGCGTGAACTCGTTGGCCCAATTCGCGACCCGAAAGTTCTTCCGAGCTGAAAAGGGTGGCTTCGGCATGGGGGCTCTTCGTCACGGCAGAAAGGGCCGCGAAATGCGTCTGTTTGTTCCTTGCGGGACGAGCATCATCGACGCGAAAGACGGCTTCGTCATCAAAGACCTGACTCAGGTCGGAGAAGAGTTTGTGATTTGCCGCGGAGGCAAAGGCGGTCACGGGAACGCTCGGTTCAAGACGCCGCAGAACCAGGCACCACGAGAACGCGAATTGGGCCAGCCCGGTGAAACGCGGCACGTGATCATGGAATTGAAATCGATCGCCGATGTGGGGCTGATCGGAAAACCAAACGCTGGCAAAAGCACTCTGCTTTCGCGGATCAGCAGTGCTCGACCCGAAATCGCCGATTATCCGTTCACGACGAAGTATCCCAACCTCGGAATTGTCGACGTCGACATCGAGCGATCGTTCATCCTGGCTGACATTCCCGGGTTGATCGAAGGGGCCAGTGAAGGCATCGGGCTGGGACACGAGTTCCTGCGTCATGTTGAACGCGCCGGATTGCTGGTTCACCTGATCGAGCCAACTCCGGTCGACGGCAGCGATCCGATCCAAAACTATGTCGCGATCCGCGAAGAGTTGCAGCATTACGACGAGTCGCTCGCTGATCGCGATGAATTGGTGGTGATGACCAAGTGTGAATTGGACCCGGATGGAGAAGTCCGTGAGCAATTGCAAGCTTATTTTGACGAGCACCCGGCCAACCACGCTCGTGATCTGCGTTCGATCAGTGCCGCAACGGATGTGGGACTGAAAGAACTGGTTGGCGAAATCATGACTCGAGTCGCCAAGCGTCGCGAGGAAATGATCGAAGCGGGCATCACTCCAACTTTGATTCGCCAAGACGACGCTCCCGTGACACCCAAAAAAGAACGTCGCCTTCCACCTCACAAGGCTGCCGCAACGGGTGGCTTGTCGGATGAGGTGCAGGCACAAGATATCCAGGGTGCCGCTACGTTGTCCGACACTGGCAAAGTCGTGCCTGGCGAACGCCGCGATCGTTCGTCTTGAAGCAGTCGGCAGGAACATGGCAGACGAGCAGTCCCCCGCGAATGAGCAACCGCTCCACGATGAATCGCCTTGCGATGTCGTGATGGTGCGAGTCGGCATCGATGTTGGCAACACCGCGATCAAGGTTGTCACTCAAGCATCGACCGCTGTCGAAGCGGCGCAGCCAGCAAGGACGCGAGGTCCACAGTTGCGATCGATTTCACTGCGTGATCCAGAGTGGATCACCAAGTGCATCGAGCACTTGCAAACGCTGGCGGAGAAGGTTGCGGCTTGTGAATCGCGAGAATGTGAATCCGTTTGCTATGACGTTCGGGTCGCGAGTGTGAATCGTGGTTCGGCGGAACCGTTGGTGTTTGCTCTCGACGAAGCATTCTTCCAGTGCATTCGCGTGCGATTCGTGACGCATGAAGACGTTTCGATGCCAATCGATGTGAACTTCCCCGAACGAGTCGGGATCGATCGATTGCTCGGAGCGGAAGCTGCATTCCGGCGTCACGCGGCACCGTTGATTGTGGTCGATGCCGGAACCACGGTGACGGTCGATTTTGTTTCCGCCGAGGGAGTGTTTCGCGGCGGAGCGATCTTGCCTGGTTTGGAAATGCAGACCGCGGCACTCGCGGCCGGGACGGATGCGTTACCCAAACTCGATTGGGCATCCCACCGGTGTCGAGAGATGCCGGAGGGACCAGGCCGAGACACGGTCGCCGCGATGCGACTGGGCGTTCTCGCGTCGGTCGCGGGGGCCGTTGAACGACTGCTTCGTATCTACGGCGGTGCGGCAACTTTGGTCGTAACCGGTGGCGATGCGGGATGTTTGGTCGATGCCTTGCCAGCGGAATGCGACGCGGTGGAAGAACCTCATTTGGTCGCGCAAGCACTGTTGGATTTGATGCTGCACGAATAAGTGACAGAGCTACTGCCGTTGAGAGCCCCCTAATGAGGGTCTTCGGGCAAGTCCCCTGCTAATCGCATTTCGGGCTCCAATCTTTGATGGACATAGCGGTTCTCGTTTCGCTAACAGGCGATTGGGTCCTTCGTTTGGGACCACGTGATCGCATTCTATGAGCCGAACCCTGGCGGCTTCCAAGCCAAAGCTTGCCGGTTATTCAGGCTTCAACGGTTGCACGATCGCCTGGTAGTTCGCGCAAACCTTTTTGAGCAGGAAAGCTTTTCCGGCATGGCCGACGAGGACGAAAGCAATCCTTGTCGACAGGCGGTCGCAACGAAGTTTTGGCAAGCTGAAATCGCAGCAACAATCGATAGCCAACACGTGCACCGCTGAAGACTGGCACCGATGGATCGCGTCTCATTGCTTTCCCCTCCCTAGCAATCGATGCGTGAACTGCGATGCGGCGGCCCTCTCGTCCAAGGATCCGGGCGAGACCCAAGGGGCCGCCGCCAGATTGATCGCAATCACGTATTGAAAGCACGTCGAACACACTGGCGAACCCAACCATGATGGATCCTTTGCAATCCCTCGAAGAATTCGCGTCGATGACGTCCGAATTCGGCGACCCCGATTTCAACCCACCACCCGCGAAACCTCGCGCTTCGTTTTTGCTGGTCGTGTCCGCTCACAGCACGTCGCTGACCGATGGTCGATGGCAATTTGTGATCGAGACATCGGATGGCAAACCCGTGATGGAAGCGGACGATCAAGAATTTGGCGACTTGAACCGTTTGTCATTGCTGGCGGCGGTACGAGGCCTCGAAGCAATCGACGGTCCCTCGGGCATCACGCTGCTGAGTCACAACCGATACCTGATTCGATCACTGACTGATTCATTGCCGAGATGGCGCCGCAGCGATTTCGTTTGGGATCACTTCGGCCGTCGTGTTGAAGTCCAGCACGCTGATCTGTGGCGACGCGTCGACCACGCTTTGGGAATCCACGAGGTTCAAGCGTGTTTGGTGACGTCGCGTCTGGTCAGTCGCAAACCCGAACACGTCACGCCCGATGGAGCGATTCCGGCGGCTGAAGTCGACGCTTCGGTTGCCCGCGGATCCACCAAGTTGAATGGCGATTGGTCGAGAATCGACCAACCTCACTTAGGGCCGCCGGCTCCGAAATCCAGTCGGGCAGTTCCTACCGCCAACGATCGCCTGCGTGACTGGTTGCTGAGTACCGCAATTTCGGCCAACGGCATTCAACGATCCAACCCAATCAAAACGTCCTGATTTCAGGCGTGTTTTTGCATTTTCGAACTCATTTTCAATCAATTCACTCGTAGTCCAGCCATGAATTCGCAGCTTTCATTATCGACCATTCAGTCACTCGTGGATGGCAGTGTGGCGAACCCGGGTAGTTTGTTGGGCCGTCACCCTGTCAACTATCGGGGGCGAGAAGCCACATCCGTTCGCGTGTTGGAACCCAACGCAGAATCCGTGTGGCTGATCGATTCGGCAAGCGGTTTGCGACGTCCTATGCGACGGTTGCATCCCGGCGGATTCTTCGAAGCGATCTGCGATGAGCCCATCACCAAGCCCTCCACGTCCAGACTGCAAATGATCGACAAGACCGGTAAAGAAATTAAGACGACGTCACCTTACACCGTCCCCAGCATTTTTAGTGACCTGGATCGCTATCTGATCGGTGAAGGTCGCCACAATCAGTTGTACGAGCGACTCGGCGCGCAGCTCCGCGAAGTCGATGGCGTCAAAGGCGTCAACTTCGCCGTTTGGGCACCCAACGCTCGGTCAGTTCAGGTCGTCGGCGATTTCAATGGATGGGACGGACGCGGTCATGTCGCCCAGCCCGTCGAGTCGACTGGTATTTGGGAATTGTTCCTGCCCGGAGCAACAGTCGGTCAGAAATACAAGTTCCGAATCCAGACCCAGCACGGTCATTGGATGGACAAGTGCGACCCGATGGCATTCGCCGCCGAACTGCCACCGCTGACCGCGAATATCATCACGGACATCAACACGTACTCGTGGAATGATTCGGATTGGTTGCAGCAACGGGCCGAGATGGACCCGATGCACACTCCGATGAACGTTTACGAAGTTCATCTGGGCAGTTGGCAAAAGGGGCCCGGCCGAACCCACGGTTGGTTGGACTACCGAGACTTGGCAAAACGGTTGGTGGATTACTGTCACCGCATGAATTTCACGCACGTAGAATTGATGCCAATCAGCGAGCACCCCTTCACTGGTTCATGGGGCTATCAAAGCGTTGGCTACTACGCGCCGACCAGCCGACACGGATCGCCGGAAGACTTCATGTTCTTCGTCGATCACATGCACCAAAACGGCATTGGCGTTTTGATCGACTGGGTCCCAGCTCACTTCCCGAAAGACGATCACGGTCTGCGTCAGTTCGACGGTTCGGCGTTGTACGAGCATGCGGATCCGCGTCAGGGCGAGCACCCGGATTGGGGCACGATGATCTTCAACTTCGGTCGCAACGAAGTGAAGAACTTCTTGATCGCCAACGCGTTGTTCTGGTTGGACAAGTACCACATCGATGGTCTGCGAGTCGACGCGGTCGCATCCATGTTGTACTTGGATTACAGCCGAGAAGACGGTGAGTGGATTCCGAACCGGTATGGCGGACGGGAGAACCTCGAGTCGATCGACTTCCTGCGTGATTTCAACATCGCGGTTCATGAGAATCACCCCGGTGTGATCACGGCGGCGGAAGAGTCGACCGCGTGGCCGGGCGTTTCGCGTCCAACGTACGATGGCGGTCTTGGTTTCACTTACAAGTGGAACATGG of the Rhodopirellula baltica SH 1 genome contains:
- a CDS encoding TatD family hydrolase, which encodes MTDAVTDTSVSAFDPSEPRMNPLFDTHAHLNSKDFNDNVAEVVDRARQAGVVGIGVIGIDLATSRRAVELAAEFPDMLHAVVGIQPNSVAESSEGDFAEIENLASAPGVRGIGETGLDCYWDDTPIEQQQIAFDQHIDLACRTNLPMVIHMRESGELIAEQLARQSRLPEAVMHSFTGDWELAERCLEMGLMISFAGMVTFKKSDDLREVAKRVPEDRLLIETDSPYLSPEPLRGKRPNEPARVQHILRCLADVRNVPTSTLAEATTANARRFFKLS
- a CDS encoding response regulator transcription factor, with the translated sequence MSKTKVLIVEDYRPLVETLEYQLKRAGYEVYRAADGREALNQAKLYLPDVVVLDVDLPVLSGVEVCKQLRSDATTKDTLILMLSALGEESDQVVGFAVGADDYVVKPVESYKVLLQRIKALLRRREPSMDDADAISRCGVTVDRRRFVATIEGEAVKLTKSEFRLLDTLIRQPGRAFDRSELVDAALGEDTMVLERTIDVHVRALRKKMNAHADLVETVRGIGYRFREE
- a CDS encoding PEP-CTERM sorting domain-containing protein (PEP-CTERM proteins occur, often in large numbers, in the proteomes of bacteria that also encode an exosortase, a predicted intramembrane cysteine proteinase. The presence of a PEP-CTERM domain at a protein's C-terminus predicts cleavage within the sorting domain, followed by covalent anchoring to some some component of the (usually Gram-negative) cell surface. Many PEP-CTERM proteins exhibit an unusual sequence composition that includes large numbers of potential glycosylation sites. Expression of one such protein has been shown restore the ability of a bacterium to form floc, a type of biofilm.), which codes for MFQISKIYLAALCAVGFFAGSSNAAVTIVIDFDDVQADNSGSSQIEIGTSYSENGFNLTNPDNPPNFGALSYYQPGNGNYITGSGFAVFSDNPGSTVTLTEASAAEFSLTSIDIGKLTDGQTSPFSLTFVGQLAAGGTVVETETVSVTDNQFGTISFTTLNALSSVSWSQTPGHQFDNITLEVVAVPEPTSLAFLGAGLGFGVIRRVRRKRIDGVVA
- a CDS encoding class I SAM-dependent methyltransferase — encoded protein: MTDPRPEKIASPAESSHPDRRESSTRIEQSQWRRPAGVAPGTWRYVQQGSIANHYDAFVAETPLCALDQTFLRQVFESIDSGRQTAESTEGEVGRADQKVFSDRDNWVLDLGCGTGRAATELSRLGRVVLAIDLSQSMLNHVVERARSASAESQGNQTGSIVPLRANLVQLDCLADNSAAGAVCLFSTLGMIQGRENRRKVLRHASRIVRPGGKLLLHVHNRYASLAQSGGKRLLAKSLLKSIISRDHEFGDATYAYRGLPDMFLHRYSRRELIADLKSSGWQINHIHRLSLDGSKTIKESAANKLRIEGGYLVEANNGN
- the gap gene encoding type I glyceraldehyde-3-phosphate dehydrogenase, translated to MAIKVAINGFGRIGRLTFRNLMERSDEFEVVAINDLTDNRTLAMLLKYDSIHGRFDGTVEYDNTSLTVNGKKIVALAERDPRNLPWKDHNVDIAIESTGFFTARSTADKPGYDSHLAAGAKKVVLSAPAKDGADLTCVLGVNDDKLSADLNCVSNASCTTNCLAPVAKVLNDSFGIESGLMTTVHAYTNDQNVQDQPHADLYRARGAAQNIIPTSTGAAKAVGLVIPELQGKLTGIAMRVPVPTGSVVDLTVNLSKEVTKEDINLAIQTAAEGPMKGILFYAVDPIVSSDIVHDPHSSIFAADFTQVLGDKGKMAKVVSWYDNEWGYSSRTADLCSKLGKML
- the obgE gene encoding GTPase ObgE produces the protein MFFDRVEIEFQAGKGGDGCMSFRKEKYVPKGGPDGGDGGRGASIVLEARLGVNSLAQFATRKFFRAEKGGFGMGALRHGRKGREMRLFVPCGTSIIDAKDGFVIKDLTQVGEEFVICRGGKGGHGNARFKTPQNQAPRERELGQPGETRHVIMELKSIADVGLIGKPNAGKSTLLSRISSARPEIADYPFTTKYPNLGIVDVDIERSFILADIPGLIEGASEGIGLGHEFLRHVERAGLLVHLIEPTPVDGSDPIQNYVAIREELQHYDESLADRDELVVMTKCELDPDGEVREQLQAYFDEHPANHARDLRSISAATDVGLKELVGEIMTRVAKRREEMIEAGITPTLIRQDDAPVTPKKERRLPPHKAAATGGLSDEVQAQDIQGAATLSDTGKVVPGERRDRSS
- a CDS encoding type III pantothenate kinase, with the translated sequence MADEQSPANEQPLHDESPCDVVMVRVGIDVGNTAIKVVTQASTAVEAAQPARTRGPQLRSISLRDPEWITKCIEHLQTLAEKVAACESRECESVCYDVRVASVNRGSAEPLVFALDEAFFQCIRVRFVTHEDVSMPIDVNFPERVGIDRLLGAEAAFRRHAAPLIVVDAGTTVTVDFVSAEGVFRGGAILPGLEMQTAALAAGTDALPKLDWASHRCREMPEGPGRDTVAAMRLGVLASVAGAVERLLRIYGGAATLVVTGGDAGCLVDALPAECDAVEEPHLVAQALLDLMLHE
- a CDS encoding ribonuclease H family protein codes for the protein MMDPLQSLEEFASMTSEFGDPDFNPPPAKPRASFLLVVSAHSTSLTDGRWQFVIETSDGKPVMEADDQEFGDLNRLSLLAAVRGLEAIDGPSGITLLSHNRYLIRSLTDSLPRWRRSDFVWDHFGRRVEVQHADLWRRVDHALGIHEVQACLVTSRLVSRKPEHVTPDGAIPAAEVDASVARGSTKLNGDWSRIDQPHLGPPAPKSSRAVPTANDRLRDWLLSTAISANGIQRSNPIKTS
- the glgB gene encoding 1,4-alpha-glucan branching protein GlgB encodes the protein MNSQLSLSTIQSLVDGSVANPGSLLGRHPVNYRGREATSVRVLEPNAESVWLIDSASGLRRPMRRLHPGGFFEAICDEPITKPSTSRLQMIDKTGKEIKTTSPYTVPSIFSDLDRYLIGEGRHNQLYERLGAQLREVDGVKGVNFAVWAPNARSVQVVGDFNGWDGRGHVAQPVESTGIWELFLPGATVGQKYKFRIQTQHGHWMDKCDPMAFAAELPPLTANIITDINTYSWNDSDWLQQRAEMDPMHTPMNVYEVHLGSWQKGPGRTHGWLDYRDLAKRLVDYCHRMNFTHVELMPISEHPFTGSWGYQSVGYYAPTSRHGSPEDFMFFVDHMHQNGIGVLIDWVPAHFPKDDHGLRQFDGSALYEHADPRQGEHPDWGTMIFNFGRNEVKNFLIANALFWLDKYHIDGLRVDAVASMLYLDYSREDGEWIPNRYGGRENLESIDFLRDFNIAVHENHPGVITAAEESTAWPGVSRPTYDGGLGFTYKWNMGWMNDTLSYMRNEPIHRKFHQNELTFSLIYAFTENFTLPLSHDEVVHGKGSLISQMPGDMWQKFANLRLLYSYMWTHPGKKLLFMGGEIAQWTEWNADDGPQWELLDFDTHRGVQQLVADLNKVVIENPALHWHDFTGDGFEWIDAHNAEDSVLVYLRKGAEGDPPILVCNNFTPVPRDNYRVGVPAQGFWKEIFNSDGEAYGGSNLGNYPGCQTTGIEHHARPDSIEVTLPPLGTTILRLES